taatatttgtatttgtcgTTTTATTTAGCAGTGAATTTATTGTATTCTTGCAAATAAACAAGGTAAatattcagttgttttgtgcttCAACAGGAGACGTCACATGGGAAATAATACTTTAACCTGACAGATAAACTTCTGCGGTCTCCTTGaacctctctctcacacacgcTTCTGGACCAGTGACCACAACagtaagtttattttttatgctttaattCGCTCAAATGAACGTGCAAACGAGGTGATTGTCAGTGGTATTGTTTAGTCTAATTGTTAAAAAGACTCTGCAACACAAAGGAggaaataacaataataaattattagGATTACGTAAGCATAACAAAGTGTAATAGGTAAGAAACTGTTTGTGGACTTTGGTAGCGTCCAtgctgaggaggactgagccaaaaaataaagtttaaactgTTGAGGAGTTGAATTTTAAACGAGTAGTTTTTAATTagaagtaatcagattactgtgaGGGGATGTAATTTAGAATCATGTGTGATTTTACCCAGGTGTGCACTCACTTCTGCATGTCCTTTTGGTtaatctgtgtttgtctgtgtttggtgtcattgtTGAAAAGTTGCAACACAAATGAGGAAATATTTTATACAAGGAAGAAAATCTCTTTCTAGAAATACAACATTAGATGATAAACATCCTGCTGGTGGATCTATAACTGCATGAGCCATAAAATCCCCCCAAGAGAGCCTAGAATAAATCAGCTCATagaaaggaaatgttaaaatcatacatttatgaaggaaaaaaatatatatctgttcagataccattcagaagtttggggtcaaggAAGTTCTGCAGACTTCTTAACTCTGATCCACCAAAACAGTTCATCTAAAACCAGCTCTTCATGTTTCAGCAGCCAAAGAACCAGTCTGAGTCCAGTTTTAGTCCAGTCTGAGTCCAGTTTTAGTCCAGTCTGAGTCCAGTTTCtagaactagaaaagcactcagagagcacagaactaaaactaaactaaaactaaaatgctAACTTCCAGAcggaaaaacagtttttatcccAGAGTTGTCCGATCCATTTctccctgcacacacaaacagacacacaatgtgcaataaagaactgagtcttgcactggactgcactttaccACCCATCTCACTGCACATCTGCACTAATTCTGCTTACATATCTATGTCTTTTGaggattttatttgtatatagtgtgtcttttctattttttatctatCGCTGGGAgtgaaaacacaatgacaataaagattcttgattgtTGACCTGGACTCCCCTCGTTCTGcttcgtcttcctcctccagtGGCGAACATCGGCCGGCTGTCTGTCAAGGATTCGGTTCTCTTCCTGTGTGACATGCAGGAGAAGTTCAGACCCAACATCTTCCAGTTCACCAACATCGTCAGCAACGCAGCCCGACTTCTGCAGGTCGGTCCAGCTCTACGTTCCTGTGGTGCATAATCTGAACGGACTGAAATAAAACTCCTTCTCCTCTCAGGCCAGCCGGGTTCTGGGGATCCCCCCCATCCTGACCGAGCAGTACCCCAAAGGTCTGGGACCCACGGTGCCGGAGCTGGGAGCAGAAGGTCTGACGGCTCACGCTAAGACCTGCTTCACCATGATCCTCCCGGAGGtggagaagcagctgcaggagctgGGGAACCCCAAACAGGCCATCCTGTGTGGGATAGAAACCCATGCCTGCATCGCCGTAAGAAAACATCAGTCTGAGTCCAGTTTTAGTCCAGTCTGAGTCCAGTTTAATAACCAGTCTGAGTCCAGTTTAATAACCACTTTTTCCATTCTGTATTTCATGAGAGTAACAGtgtaatttttggtcatttgtagGTTTGATTGGTTGATTTTCCTGCTGAATTAAATGATAGGAATGCATCTTAGGCTGAGGAAAAGCAACATTCTCAAACAGAGAAGCTGCAAATGATCAGATTTTAGAGCCTAAAACCAACAaatgtttactgtttttcaCTTACAAGTGATTCAAACATGATGCACAATTTTATTTCTAACTTTCTTCAGTCTATTTTATGAGAGTAACTGTGGCAGAATTAAATGATGGAAATGTATCTTATATATTCTCACATGAAATAATCAGTGAAGATTTCTCCCAGAAATGAAAGGATGCATGAGTTTCTACCGTCTGTGTTCAGTGTACGACCTACGACCTGCTGGAGAAGGGGATGGAGGTTCACATCGTGGCTGATGCCGTCTCATCCAGAAGGTATCTGAGGTTCTCCAGTTCAATCCTGTCCGTGTTCCACAGTCCGTTTGCTGTAAATATCTGATCCGTTGTGTTTCCTCCTCAGCCAGACGGACCGACTCTTTGCTCTGTCCAGACTGAAGCAGAGCGGAGCTTTTCTCACCACCACTGAAGCCgttctgctgcagctggtcCAAGACGCCAAACACCCCAACTTCAAGGAGGTTCTGCAGACTTCTTAACTCTGATCCACCAAAACAGTTCATCTGAAACCGCCTCTTCATGTTTCAGCAGCCAAAGAACCAAATCTCTGAAGGAAAACTGGTTCAAGAGCagcaaaaacactgtttttatcCAAGTCCAGTCTTAATCCAGTCTGAGTCCAATTTAAGAACCAGTTTCAGTCCAATTTTAGTCCAGTTTAAGAACCAGTTTGAGTCCAGTTTTAAGTCCAGTTTGAATCCAGTTTCAGTCCAGTCTGAGTCCAGTTTCAGTCCAGTTTCATTCCAGTTTTAATCCAGTCTGTATTCTcatatgaagctaaaatttccTAAATAACTTCCTAACTGCTCTACTGCTTTTTAATTGCctcctggggacaaataaagttttctgaatctgaatctgaaatatCCATAACTGATGCTGTGAAAACTTCAGACAAATCCGACATGATGGAGCAGAAATTTTCTGATTTGAGATTAGTGAGTCGTTACTATCAGGACGGtacaaaagctgcatttcctCAAACATTTAAACACTTACAGGGGCGatcattttaaacacagcattttttagtaaaaataaactttaaatatttatagttgttcaaaaaacctgcagaaagtggGTCAACGGGGAGTTAAATCTCAAGTATCTCTGAAAGCGataaatgaagctaaaatttcacaaatatcttcatGAATATATCTTATGACTATAAAGTTGCATGTAAATGAGAGATGGTGGAGCAGAAGTTCTGTGAGGATTTGACATAATATCTGACTTTTCTGTAATCATAAACCTCTGAGTAAACACGACAGATTTTATTCTATTAATGAGTAACTAACTCCTGTTTAAACTCTGCTTGCAGATCCAGAAGCTGATGCTCCACCCATCTCCTGACACCGCCCTGCTGTCCTTCTTCAGTGTCCTGTAGACGGATCGGCCAGGTTCTACAGGGTTCTACAGGGTTCTACTATACAGAACCTCCCCCAGTCTGCATTATTAATAAagcaaagctgctgctgcacctcCTCAGCtctgttgtttgtcttgtttctgctgctttctgacAGCCTCAAGGTTCTTCTGTGTCTGTCAGTCAGAGGGGGCGTGGCCAGCTCCAATGGGGGCGTGGCCTCACAGTGACATCACCCAGGGGAGGAGTGGGTGACGTCAGCCTGCAGAGTCAGAGAGGGAggggaaggagagagggagagagaaaggaagctGTCCGATAAGTTTCTGAGTGTTTGTCCAAAGTTCCAGCAAAGTTTTGACAGCGAGGCGGCGATCGGAGGCTCAGTGGAGGCAGCAGACGGCCTCAGAGGGGGACGGACTCCGGTTCTGATCAGCTGATGACAACGTTGGCCCTGCTGACAGTTGCAGGCCTCCACTGACCACAGAGGTAAGGAAAAGCTGCTCTTCCTCAGCAGCATGGAGGCTCTCTGATGCTGCCCGACTGGATGGAAAGTTTCCAGAGCTGCTCAGCTTCTGTCTGAACTCGCTGCTCTGAGATCTGAGCTTCTGAAAGTTCAGGAACACAAGCAGGTCTGATCTAAGAGCTGCTGGAGCTTcaggaacagaaacagatcTGATCTAAGAGCTGCTGGAGCTTcaggaacagaaacagatcTGATCTAAGAGCTGCTGGAGCTTcaggaacagaaacagatcTGATCTAAGAGCTGCNNNNNNNNNNAGGTATACACACACATCATACAGGTATACACACACATCATACAGGTGAAGGTATAAACACATCACACAGGTATAGAAACGCATCATACAGGTACACATACATCATACAGGTACATACATACATCATACAGATCTACACACACATCATACAGGTGAAGGTATACACACATCATACAGGTACACACAAATcatacaggtacacacacatcaTACAGGTATACACACACATCATACAGGTATACACACACATCATACAGGTGAAGGTATAAACACATCACACAGGTATAGAAACGCATCATACAGGTACACATACATCATACAGGTACATACATACATCATACAGATCTACACACACATCATACAGGTGAAGGTATACACACATCATACAGGTACACACAAATcatacaggtacacacacatcaTACAGGTATACACACACATCATACAGGTATACACACACATCATACAGGTGAAGGTATAAACACATCACACAGGTATATAAACGCATCATACAggtgcacacacatacaggtacacacacatcaTACAGATGAAGGTATAAACACATCATACAGGTATATAAACACATCATACaggtatacacacacatacaggtacATACATCATACAGTGCAGGTTAACTTTGTGTATCTGAGCTCTTCATGCATCTCCTGTGTGttcaaaaccaaaccaaaccaaacattAAAGACCAGAATTTGTGACTGAGCCTCACCTGTTGTTCTCAGGTGGTCCGGGTGTCCCGGTTGTCCGGAGCAGAGCGTCCCCTGGAGGTGTTTTACTTCATGGAGGGTCCAGATGGAGAGAGGATCCCGGCCGAGGTGACCGCCGCCACCCTGAACCGCCTGGACCTGCAGAGAGCCGCCATCGTCCTTGGACACCGAGTCCAGAGACCGCTGGCCCAACGTGAGTCAGAACCGATCGGTCCAGGACCAGGATGTCTGTGGTTTAGACACTGAATGGATGAAGGAAAAGGGAAGAATCAGACCAAACGGACAACGTAGaaaacatgctaacatgctaacatttccACCTGTTGACCTTCATCAGAACTGCAGTGGAGATGGTCTATGAAATGTACATACAGGAGTTAGAAGGTGATTGGCTGAGAGGCTGCATGGAAACTGACTccagttcagtttatttatataacgccagctgtagacagatgtttcaccatgctgcaCGTATCTCCCAACAACTTTCTCCTCTTCAtactgtggaaacactgcctgcagctcatcctAAACCTCTGAGTTTTTACCAGGTACCTGTTGGTCACATGgcgaggagtgcagaatttttctcttttacagaATCCGTTTGAAGCAaacagatatattttttttaaattcaaaaagacacagaataaagtgactttgatgaaatatcccaaCTTTTTTCCTTGGATTTGATTCCTTTCCAAACCGAAAATGTTCAAAGACCAtcataaagttgaaaatctttttagtgtttggctgataaatggcggcattttggtgatttattttaaaaaaaacatgcctaTAAAACCCAGTGGTTTGTTTTAGAGTTCAAGGATTAGACATCCATTAATAACTTCcatgaaaacaacataaaaacaaaacactgtcaTGATTACCGCCCTTTCTCTACATCCAGCTTCCTGAATTCAAACTGCTTCATTTAGTGAAAAAATGGCTCCAACAGTCACTTAAACTGTTGAACATCCACCATCAATTTAATCCAATAAAACCCATCTGGCCaatcaaacaaacacacctAAAGCTGATGAATATAATTTCAAGTTGGATAGTGTCAACACgtctcacctgtcctcacctgtccagcTGTGGAGACTCTTTCCGTCCCCCCGGCGGAGACccagagcagcagcatctgGCTGATCGTCGGCGTGGTCGTCCCCGTCCTGCTGGccgtcttcatcatcatcatcctctacTGGAAGCTGTGCGGCTCCGAGAAGCTCGAGTTCCAGCCGGACGCCATCAACACCATCCAGCAGCggcagaaggtcagaggtcatcaGGAGACGGGTTCACCTCACCTATCAGGTATGAAACCAACCTGCCGGCTCAAATGTCTGTCTTCTTTCAGCTTCAGGCTCCCAGCGTCAAAGGCTTCGACTTCGCCAAGCTTCACCTGGGGCAGCACAGCAAAGACGACATCATGGTGATCCAGGAGCCTGGCCCCCTACCTGCACCCGTCAAAGAGGCCACGCCCTCTGACGCCGGAGATCTCAACACCCCAAAGTCCAAAGGGTCGTCCACCAAGGTGGCCCGGTCGAGCCGCCGCAGGGAAGGTCAGGATGATTTTACATGACTTTACCTTCCTGTtaaatgttcagaaaatgtccTGACTTTCTAAAGTGTTGGAATTTTcccaaaacaaatgtaaaactgtcccaaatttctcaaaatgtccaaacaaacacaccttGGTCATCAAAAGctactttctaaaaatgtctGAAGGTTGTTGTTCACTTGCAGAAATGTCTAAAATTGTAACTAGTCTTGACAAAACCAACGTagctcagactacagttcatgttaaagcagagagcattgtgggagtttagcagcaatgggcaccatgacaaagacttctctggaggttaatgacctccaaccagagttAATGTGTTTAAGAAAACCTGAGACCTACTgatgaataaaacagaatttgtGGCTTAAATCACGTCCTCAGCAGACAGGTAAACGAACGTTTGGGATTAGGTTCATGgcaaactgataaaaaaaaacatttctttctttgtctgatttGGTGAAATGTTCTGGACTCCTCAGCTGATGCATGTCAACATAGAGACACCAACttaactgaaaacacaaaaatgctcCTGAATTCTGTATTTACGAGATTAAACTGAACATCATGTGAACAAATCAGGCAGCAGAAGGTTTAAACAGGGTTCAGGATGGTTAGAATAATAAACTAACTCACCTGTCATGTCTCTCATCAGGCTCAGCCCGTCAGACCGCGACTCGTTAGGAAGCGACCAATCCAGCGGCAGGGAGTCGGCGGAAGAGAGCACCAGACCTGTGGCCACGCCCAGTGACGCGAAACAGCACAGAAAGACGTCCAAAAATGGTCAGACACTGTTTGTGATAGCAACATGAAATGTTATTATATTAACAATATTAAACCCCATTTATCTTTTCTGTTTAACGCCTTCGAACCTGAAGGGAGGAACAAGATGGGTACGTTTACACCGACGGCAGCAGAAGCTAGATATtcagctagctgttactgctgaccaagaggacaaactgactgatggaaaacagtccaaagaattagtctgatcctgataatatgagctggagggagacgttcaatcaaggctgacaatgggatgaagagatggaaaatagaagagaggacatagctttgctctacacattctgtaggaacactgttggatgatggaaacgacataaaaagacaaaaacaagacacaaaatgacaaaaagagacacaaaatgcacaaatcaTGTTCTGAATAATGACGGAAGAAGTGTtttagtggaacatttgcatgcaggaaggtaaaaactgtcaaactgcCAAAGAAAACTACAACACAAATCTACTGCATGATCCAAAACCTGGTAGAAACTTTAGGTTTACTGTGgtgaaggggattttgaaaatacaaGCTGAAGCTAGTGAACGAGCGGAGAAAGCAGCTTAAAATGAGTGGCTAAAGGCAGGCTAACACCTACAGTTTGACTGCCAACCCtttttgacctctgacctctcctcctccagccggTCCAGCTGGTAGCGGTCCAGACGAACTCCTGTCCTCGTCCTCCATCTTTGACCATGTCGACCGTCTGTCCCGTGGTTCCTCCGATGGCACCCGTCATCAGGCCAACAAGGTGCAGCTCATTGCCATGCAGCCGCGACCCAGTCCACCGCCGCTACACCCCTCTCTGCAGCCGAGCCCCTCGCTGACCGAGAAGGTCAACACCGAGGTGGGACGATGACACCAACCAAACACTCCCCTTGAAAACCTTTGAATCTCCATAATcataccatttatcagaagctgtaaaaacagaaagaatcgttggattttcattttcaactcatcagtccttgaactaatcgtgTGACAGGTACTTCTGATGGAAAAATGATCCAACAAATCCATGTCTCATTCAATTCAAAATAAAGCTTTTGCATTAAACAGATGGTGTTAAAGCTCCAACCAACAGTCTGTTCAGGGActtttgggctgaactgcatGTAGTGTttgaacagacaaaaaaattaaagatgtaAGTACTAAAATATCTGTGGTTTGTAGAGACCATTTTTTCCACAATTGGTAACACCTTTCTACAGTGTTGGATGTGTTTATTTCAGGTTTTGTGGAGATAAAACAACCtaaaagagacatgaaatgacacaaaaaaagagaaaatccacaagagaaatgaggcacaaaaatgagacaaaacaatcacagagatAAAAGTGTCCTAAAGAGACATTAAGCAACTAAcaccagacagaaaacaagaaaaacgaggcacaaactgaccacaaacaGCCAAAATTATCCTAAAGAAATTCAGCTCATGTCTTAGATTTCTGTCGTTCAACGTCCAGAAACttcttggggttcagagggttaaccaGCAGTTTCTAAAAACGCTTCACGAATAAATCTGACTTGTATTCTTGCCGGTTCTCCTGCAGGTGGCGCTGCGGCACAAGTCAGAGATCGAGCATCACAGGAACAAACTGCGACAGCGAGCCAAGCGGCGGGGCCAGTGCGAGTTCCCCTCCATGGACGACATCATGGATGCGTTTGGAGATGGACCGGTCCAAAGCGAGGTGGCACAGCGACTCTATAGCTCTGCCCATGACCACATGGACTGCATCCTGCAAGCCGACGCCCCCTCGCCCACCCCCACCGACTCCAGGAAAAGGTGAGACTTTACCCGAGTGGTAGACTTGtatagtcagaccattctctagtGTTGACCCATTGCattgtagaatggtctgactgcacctcgtCAGTTAGCTACAGGGGGACATCTCTctggcttgtttttatttctttaacccAGTCATCCAATCATCTCCAATCATCCTGGGCAGTGCTAAGGTATGGTGTCTTAGCAAGATAGTGACaagggaattgttttggtggaacatctGCATGCACGATGATGAGAACTGTCTTTAAGATGAATCATTCACAGAAGAGTCTAGCAGGGTTCCCTTACTGCGCAAtcaaaactttacattttcactaTGCAGGTTGTTGCTTGGAGATTGTTGTggttgagattttaaaaaatcggACTACAGGTAGATCACGTTGGCAAGCGGAGAGCGTTGtagggtttagctagcaacaggcaccatgacaaagacttctgtgaagGTTAATGGGTTCCTGCTAGTACTCATTAATTGAGAATGAGCACAACTCTACCAGTACAGCATCCTGAAGCCCAAATGCTAATGTAGCTAATTGTGTGGTGAATGATGATTGCTGTGGTTAAAGAATGGCTTCATCAGCATGGTGTATAAACATTTACTGGAGCCTtttcagctgattattgattgatattGATTGACCCTCCAACATCACATCCAGCATTTTTACTACAAAGACTtgaagcattttatttgttgGAGTCTTACTGTCTTTGTGCTTCTTTGTCCAGAGGGAGGTGCTCTCCTCGGGGTCGGCGGGCTCAACCAGGACCTGGAAGTCTTCCTGATACAGACCGAGACCGGCTGCTGACGGACCAGAGCGCCACCTACAGAAAGTACCCAGGATTCAACAACGTGGCCTACATGGTGATACGACCGGACTTTAACCATCAAACGGTAACGTCGTTGTGGTAAACCCCAGCACGCTAAGATTCTGTCTGATCTCTTGCAGTCGGACCCCGACCTGCCCCCGACCATGGCAGCCCCTCCCCCACTGATGAGGTGTTTGACCCCCCCCAGCCCCTCCCCCCTACATGCCCCCCCAGCCCTCCATTGAAGAGGCTCGGCAGCAGATGCGCTCTCTCCTGGACGACGCCTTCGCCCTGGTATCGCCGTCCTCACAGGGCAGCACCGGGGTGAGCGGGGTAAGCCCTGCCCTGCCCAGCCCTTCCCCTCAGGCCAGGCCCCCGGCCGGCAGTGGGGCTCTTACCCAGCAGCCCCCTCTCACAGCCCCTTTTCTGCAGTGAGTGTGTCGGTCT
This genomic stretch from Amphiprion ocellaris isolate individual 3 ecotype Okinawa chromosome 9, ASM2253959v1, whole genome shotgun sequence harbors:
- the isoc2 gene encoding isochorismatase domain-containing protein 2 — translated: MANIGRLSVKDSVLFLCDMQEKFRPNIFQFTNIVSNAARLLQASRVLGIPPILTEQYPKGLGPTVPELGAEGLTAHAKTCFTMILPEVEKQLQELGNPKQAILCGIETHACIACTTYDLLEKGMEVHIVADAVSSRSQTDRLFALSRLKQSGAFLTTTEAVLLQLVQDAKHPNFKEIQKLMLHPSPDTALLSFFSVL
- the LOC129349668 gene encoding LOW QUALITY PROTEIN: UPF0606 protein KIAA1549-like (The sequence of the model RefSeq protein was modified relative to this genomic sequence to represent the inferred CDS: inserted 2 bases in 2 codons; deleted 4 bases in 2 codons) produces the protein MGAWPHSDITQGRSGLTCCSQVVRVSRLSGAERPLEVFYFMEGPDGERIPAEVTAATLNRLDLQRAAIVLGHRVQRPLAQPVETLSVPPAETQSSSIWLIVGVVVPVLLAVFIIIILYWKLCGSEKLEFQPDAINTIQQRQKVRSSGDGFTSPIRYETNLPAQMSVFFQLQAPSVKGFDFAKLHLGQHSKDDIMVIQEPGPLPAPVKEATPSDAGDLNTPKSKGSSTKVARSSRRRDRLSPSDRDSLGSDQSSGRESAEESTRPVATPSDAKQHRKTSKNGRNKMAGPAGSGPDELLSSSSIFDHVDRLSRGSSDGTRHQANKVQLIAMQPRPSPPPLHPSLQPSPSLTEKVNTEVALRHKSEIEHHRNKLRQRAKRRGQCEFPSMDDIMDAFGDGPVQSEVAQRLYSSAHDHMDCILQADAPSPTPTDSRKRGRCSPRGRRAQPGPGSLPDTDRDRLLTDQSATYRKYPGFNNVAYMSDPDXAPDHGSPSPTDEVFXPPPAPPPYMPPQPSIEEARQQMRSLLDDAFALVSPSSQGSTGVSGVSPALPSPSPQQAPGRQWGSYPAAPSHSPFSARYAELGMSPSLVQGLLQRQGLSSGVYVSTGDQLQDSVYSSRGQYEDPPSSSRPRPVGGSTGAQLHHLTQVGLSSQIGAYPGVGRSMSGPTGSSWNQQHSDQDLSRPGASRESVLSFPEFSSSSVFQMPSSSLRDPSAPPLLLTSPTPEYPPDDASPSAHTSASLIKAIREELRRLAQKQAAVTSYP